In Nitrosospira briensis C-128, a genomic segment contains:
- a CDS encoding intradiol ring-cleavage dioxygenase yields the protein MNRRKMLTLIGAAGINRLSGYSSANASEPVRRALSCVLTPQQTEGPYFVDEHLHRSDIRSDPSDGSIKEGLPLALEIRVFAAGTGTKAGNGIDCKPLAGASVDIWHCDAQGIYSDVTDSSFNTVGKKFLRGYQVTDTSGSVRFLTIYPGWYPGRTVHIHFKIRTDPKYARAREFTSQLYFNDSITDLVYARQPAYARKGSYLPRTRNEGDSIFREGGDQLMLTLLETGKEYATTFDVGLETG from the coding sequence ATGAATCGACGGAAAATGCTCACTCTGATCGGTGCAGCCGGCATTAACAGGCTCAGTGGATATTCATCCGCGAACGCCAGCGAACCGGTGCGCAGGGCTCTCTCATGTGTCCTCACCCCTCAGCAGACCGAAGGTCCCTACTTCGTCGATGAGCATCTGCATCGTTCGGATATTCGATCCGATCCTTCGGATGGATCGATAAAAGAGGGACTTCCACTCGCACTTGAGATCCGTGTTTTTGCCGCCGGCACAGGTACGAAGGCCGGCAATGGAATCGACTGCAAGCCTCTTGCGGGCGCTTCTGTGGATATTTGGCACTGTGATGCCCAGGGGATCTATTCCGATGTGACGGATAGCAGCTTCAACACCGTCGGCAAGAAATTCCTGCGCGGCTATCAAGTGACGGACACAAGCGGCAGCGTACGATTTCTCACTATTTACCCCGGCTGGTATCCCGGCAGAACGGTTCATATTCATTTCAAGATACGTACTGACCCGAAATATGCGCGGGCCCGCGAGTTTACGTCGCAGCTCTACTTCAACGACTCGATTACGGACCTGGTATATGCACGGCAGCCGGCATATGCAAGAAAAGGGTCCTACCTGCCGAGAACGAGAAATGAGGGCGACAGCATATTCCGCGAAGGGGGAGACCAGTTGATGCTTACGCTTCTGGAAACCGGAAAGGAGTACGCGACAACGTTCGATGTCGGGCTCGAAACGGGTTAG